The Micropterus dolomieu isolate WLL.071019.BEF.003 ecotype Adirondacks linkage group LG22, ASM2129224v1, whole genome shotgun sequence genome contains a region encoding:
- the cd44b gene encoding CD44 antigen isoform X2 (The sequence of the model RefSeq protein was modified relative to this genomic sequence to represent the inferred CDS: added 14 bases not found in genome assembly), producing METCRYGWTNNMSVVILRLSHHENCAKNMTGFIINSRVDATESFDALCYDKKVGPELNCTEAFQTKDASAEGQEETTPKAQPEDASDSEGGDPTIVSSKDPFMETTPLATTNPEEPEHSINVLDEITSGGSENNSEGFTFTTRELDQPTGSGMVPPSVDNVVASPTAPVGEVEPKGQDAITESPKQQPNGKGQDLGPDATKPGSQESSGSSNWLVIIGVIVAVAVILLVCAAVAKRNSWCGKQQTLIITPKDGEGNGAAASASSSHAQEREQEMVTLMNKEKIQENGNTEEFTVITLEESPDKEQLA from the exons GTATGGCTGGACCAACAATATGAGCGTTGTCATCCTCAGACTCAGCCACCATGAAAACTGTGCAAAGAACATGACAGGGTTCATTATTAATTCCCGTGTAGATGCTACAGAAAGCTTTGATGCTTTATGCTATGATAAAAAAG TCGGGCCTGAGTTGAACTGTACGGAAGCATTTCAAACCAAAGATGCATCAG CAGAAGGCCAAGAAGAGACCACTCCAAAAGCACAACCTGAGGATGCTTCCGATAGTGAGGGTGGAGACCCCACAATAGTCTCTTCGAAAGATCCTTTCATGGAAACTACCCCATTAGCCACTACTAATCCAGAGGAGCCAGAACATTCCATAAATGTTTTGGATGAAATCACCTCTGGTGGGAGTGAGAACAACAGTGAGGGGTTCACTTTCACTACTAGAGAGTTAGACCAGCCCACTGGATCTGGGATGGTGCCACCATCGGTTGACAATGTGGTAGCCTCACCAACGGCCCCTGTTGGAGAAGTAGAGCCTAAAGGACAAGATGCCATTACAGAGT CTCCAAAGCAACAACCTAATGGCAAGGGACAGGACCTAGGTCCTGATGCGACTAAGCCTGGTTCACAGGAGAGCAGCGGTTCATCAA ACTGGCTGGTTATCATTGGAGTGATTGTGGCAGTTGCTGTTATTCTTCTTGTGTGCGCAGCTGTTGCCAAAAGAAACAG CTGGTGCGGCAAACAGCAGACCCTGATTATCACACCCAAAGATGGCGAGGGGAACGGGGCAGCAGCATCTGCATCCAGCTCGCACGcccaggagagagagcaggaaatGGTGACCCTCATGAACAAGGAGAAGATCCAGGAGAACGGCAACACGGAGGAGTTCACCGTCATCACGCTAGAGGAGTCACCAGATAAAGAACAGCTGGCATGA
- the cd44b gene encoding CD44 antigen isoform X1 (The sequence of the model RefSeq protein was modified relative to this genomic sequence to represent the inferred CDS: added 14 bases not found in genome assembly) produces METCRYGWTNNMSVVILRLSHHENCAKNMTGFIINSRVDATESFDALCYDKKVGPELNCTEAFQTKDASAAEGQEETTPKAQPEDASDSEGGDPTIVSSKDPFMETTPLATTNPEEPEHSINVLDEITSGGSENNSEGFTFTTRELDQPTGSGMVPPSVDNVVASPTAPVGEVEPKGQDAITESPKQQPNGKGQDLGPDATKPGSQESSGSSNWLVIIGVIVAVAVILLVCAAVAKRNSWCGKQQTLIITPKDGEGNGAAASASSSHAQEREQEMVTLMNKEKIQENGNTEEFTVITLEESPDKEQLA; encoded by the exons GTATGGCTGGACCAACAATATGAGCGTTGTCATCCTCAGACTCAGCCACCATGAAAACTGTGCAAAGAACATGACAGGGTTCATTATTAATTCCCGTGTAGATGCTACAGAAAGCTTTGATGCTTTATGCTATGATAAAAAAG TCGGGCCTGAGTTGAACTGTACGGAAGCATTTCAAACCAAAGATGCATCAG CAGCAGAAGGCCAAGAAGAGACCACTCCAAAAGCACAACCTGAGGATGCTTCCGATAGTGAGGGTGGAGACCCCACAATAGTCTCTTCGAAAGATCCTTTCATGGAAACTACCCCATTAGCCACTACTAATCCAGAGGAGCCAGAACATTCCATAAATGTTTTGGATGAAATCACCTCTGGTGGGAGTGAGAACAACAGTGAGGGGTTCACTTTCACTACTAGAGAGTTAGACCAGCCCACTGGATCTGGGATGGTGCCACCATCGGTTGACAATGTGGTAGCCTCACCAACGGCCCCTGTTGGAGAAGTAGAGCCTAAAGGACAAGATGCCATTACAGAGT CTCCAAAGCAACAACCTAATGGCAAGGGACAGGACCTAGGTCCTGATGCGACTAAGCCTGGTTCACAGGAGAGCAGCGGTTCATCAA ACTGGCTGGTTATCATTGGAGTGATTGTGGCAGTTGCTGTTATTCTTCTTGTGTGCGCAGCTGTTGCCAAAAGAAACAG CTGGTGCGGCAAACAGCAGACCCTGATTATCACACCCAAAGATGGCGAGGGGAACGGGGCAGCAGCATCTGCATCCAGCTCGCACGcccaggagagagagcaggaaatGGTGACCCTCATGAACAAGGAGAAGATCCAGGAGAACGGCAACACGGAGGAGTTCACCGTCATCACGCTAGAGGAGTCACCAGATAAAGAACAGCTGGCATGA